The Nitrospirota bacterium DNA window GAGCTGGTCCGTTGGGATGATGTTGCCGTTGATCGAAACGACGACATCGATGTCTTTCGGATAGTGCGTGTTGCGCAGATCGAGCAGGGTCTGACCGTGCAGATACGGTACCGGGCAGATGTCCTGGTCTCTGCGGTTGAAGGGGTTATAGACTTTGATGAGGGTTAAGTTATTCATAGTGCCTAAAGTGATCTAACGTGCCTTAAGTGACTAAAGCGTAATAGCCGGTGATGCGATGTTTCCAGAGGACCGAGTCCAGGCGTTCGATTACGGCGCGTTCTTTTTTCAGGATGTGCAAAAAACGATTGCTGTCTTCGAGAACGATGCCGATGTGCGTTGTAAATTTTGGGCGGATCCAGAAGGTGACGAGACAAAACGGCTCGGGTCCTGGGAGTTCCGTGAAAAACTCCTTGCCCGACAGGATCATTTCGTGAATGATGTGCGACTGGACGGCGCTGCCAAAATTCGGCAGAGCAACGCCGTGCCGGCGCAGTACTTCCATGCAGAGGCCATAGCAGTCGTATTTATCCGGACCACGGGCGCCGTAGGAGAACTCTTTCCCGATTAAGTCTTTATACAATGCGGATTCCTCCTGCATCGAGGCCTGGCTCCCCGCCGAAGCGGGTGCTGTTTGCGCGCGTCCGGCAATCATCAAGCGTGCGGCCGCAGGTGGT harbors:
- a CDS encoding C40 family peptidase; the protein is MYKDLIGKEFSYGARGPDKYDCYGLCMEVLRRHGVALPNFGSAVQSHIIHEMILSGKEFFTELPGPEPFCLVTFWIRPKFTTHIGIVLEDSNRFLHILKKERAVIERLDSVLWKHRITGYYALVT